The following nucleotide sequence is from Salvia splendens isolate huo1 chromosome 2, SspV2, whole genome shotgun sequence.
ACAAAAGTTCGGTATGATAAATATTGGATACCGTTACCGTATCGTTATtgcggtataccatactttcACGGTATACCATAATATCATTATTCATGTGTTATACCAAAAAAATACGTTTTGTACCCAACATATATAAAATAACAATTTAGCTATTTAAATAATGTCCAAAACAATAAAACTCCATCATAAACAAATATTTTTCATaacattcaaatcaataaaACTTCAATATTCAAATCGAAAACAATTTATGAAGTCATGGTGAACATTGTCTTTATTTCTTGAAAccttaataaaatatgaatataatgagttggtggaatgtgttatttatttattaaaagtaataaaaacTAAATGAGATGTTTAATATTCCCTCCTTTCTTCTGCGGTAGAGGCATTTTTTTcagcacgggatttaagaaattatgttaaaagtgagttaagtgtaaggagaataaagtaggaaaggaaaaaggtagagagattaagagataataaagaaaaagagagcaaagtaagagagtaaagaaaaaaatgactttgttaaaatgagacaaatccaaaaaagaatatgactcggtaggggtgagcaaaaaaaccagaaaccgaatatccgaaccgaaccaaatcaaaattttgaaattcggttcggtttttttggtttttcggttcggttcggttttaaaaataaaaaaatttcggtttttcggttcggttcgggcaaagaaaaaaccgaaaaaccgaattatatatatattctattaatttaatatattatatcatatataatatatattcttttaatatattctactatataatatagattatatgtattattaattttatattatatataaatattctattagtatatataaaataaaataaaatacacatatataaatatatatttatattttacttatttttttcaggtttttcagtttttttttcaggtttttcggttttttttcgggttttttcggtttttttaagttcggttttcagttttcggtttcggtttttcggtttttcgggttcggttcggtttgggttttgaactaaatttggtttttcggttttggttcggttttggtaaaaaaccgaaccgaaacccgaatgcacacccttATGACTCAGCTACATAGGAACGAAAGGAAAGGAGTACAATCCTTCATCCAACTCTCAGTTGGCATTTTATTTTcgacacgggattttatgcaatATTGTTTTGTGACTTCggtaaaaagagaataaagtaaatgataATAATGTTCCCAATTAAAGTGGGGCATCCAATACAGAAAAATGTGTAAATTAGAGTCAGGCGGATgagttataaaaaattaatggtaATATGGAATATCTAATATTCCATCCGTTCCGCGGTAGTTGTCATTTCATTtgctgcactcgttttgaaaaaatataataaatagttaaagtgacaaaatagtagagaaagagagagaatattgttGATAAGACTTatcaatattattttctctcttactttactatttttatattttagttatttattatcatttttctaaaacgagtgctAAAAATTAAATAGAGTATCAGATCcagtgagttttttttttttactatatctTCTAGTGCAAGGTTAATTCAATTTTGACTATTAAAGGGTAAAATGAAACAATGAATATTTCTCTTTTCTAGGTAAACTAAATTAAAGAAATTTGGTTTAATTCCCACTGAGGTTCCCTTccccaaattttaaaaaaaaacataacaataaaaaaaagcacATACCAGCATTAGTATATTAAGTCATACCTAAAAACAATCCCATAGGAAAATCTCAAGAATATTTTTGACATTAATACTTTTTCCCCGGAAATATCTGAATAGGGAATTCAATAACTCATTCCTTCCTTCAAAATTCTCAAGAACAATACTAGACATAAAGTTTTCCCTggtaaaattaagaaaattgtcTTCTTAaaacttttaatattttttaagaaCAAAGCTAGAAAACTGATTCAAAATGTTaccttaatactccctccgttccttattCATAGAGGCGCTTCTTTTCGCAATGGCGATTAATAAAGTGTGGCAAGTGaataatgaataaagtaagagaaagtgttactttttactaaaaataaaaataactcaattatcTTGGAACTTttcaaatagaaaaatgactcaattgaCAAGGAACATACATAGAATTAATTTACAACATTTGTTAAAAGGCGTTGGGGAGTTTAATTCGCAGTTCAAAAAAATATTGCAATCGGCACTGGAAAATTAGATAGTAAGTACACATGCATAATAAAGGAAATTAAGGTTTTACAGACTATGTAGAAAACTATGAATTAGAGAAATTGAAACTAGATATAATAACCTTCTCTATCTGTACATGAGTAAAAAACTCCTTCATTTGGTAGACCATCTCTATCTTTTTGATTCAtcaagaaagagagagagagagatggttgGTTTGATTTGGTTTTGTTCAAACTTCAAGGGGAAGAGAGGTGTAGCATATCTTGCATAACTTGTACCTGTGCTTGAAGGCATGTTATGTAATGAGCAGTTTCACTCAACAAACTGCAATAGTCCATTCCTTTTCCACCGGGCACCAATCCTCGTAGGTTTCGTCTAGGGTTTGTCGTCGTCCTCCCAATCAATCCACGCCTCTTCTTGATCCTCCTCAGCACGGCCCGGCTCCACGCCCTCTCCGGCCCCACTGCAGCTGCCAAGGACACGCGCGCCGCTGCTCTCGTCGCCCGGTATCTTTTGTACCTATCTCCCATGCCTCTTCTCTTGCTCAGCCTCTTCATTGCTTGAACAAACTTCACTGCAAACCTACTCTTGATGCTGCTAGAATTAGGGGGCTGAATATTCATGGTCATGgagattggattggattggattggattgagGAATAATATTTAGGGTTTTTTTGTGATAATTTCTTGCAGATAAAGATTTGGTTCTGACACAAAAGGGACCTTCTTGTTGGAACGACAAAATAGGAGTTTCAGTCCCAGTCCCAGCCTTCTGACACAAGATCTATTTGTTGCAGTTGGAGttgtaagagagagagaaagcgaATAAGGAAAAGGAGAATATTAAAAAAGAGAGGATTGAAAATGGGAGGTGAGTAGGAGACGTGAGAATCaatcttcaattttattttattttattttattttattttattttattttattttattttatttaaatttggagtatataatttagGGAGGTGAAAGAGGAGGAATGTGGGGTAGGATAAGGGCCAACCACCATATGCTTGCACATGTTGCCATTACCTCCGATTCAATGGTGGGCCATTCATCTTCTTTAGGCTCCATTATTGCTATATATACTTGTATATATTCTTCGCCTCGGGACCAAATTAAACCCCTTTTCACTTCTTAATTTCAAACAAACTTAATCCATAGGTTCTGATTAATAAATAATCATCATTAATTTCCAAACCAAACTATAACTATCTTGTTTTTTTATTAGGGATATTGGTTTTTAAAACCATAAATTTTAGCTAAATTCTAGctaaatttttgtattttccacaaacttcaTTAGTAATTTACAGTTAGGGCTGATAAATCGTGTAGATTGGGTTATTATTAGGTCAATCCGATATCAACTCAATCTAATAAGAAGGCCTAACTCAAACCAATCCCAAAATCTTCGAATCTTATTGGGTCGATTTGACAAGGAACCGAGTCCAATAAGGCATGACTCAATCTCATTAATTTTGTGTGTGTTCGTGTCGAGTTTTTATGTCATATCAAAAACTGTAAGCTACATTGTTAACTATGATACAATTCGAGTTGACACGACAAGATGACGACCTAAACCTAATGTTACACAACTAAAACAAGATATAACACGCTTAAAACTTTCTCAGATTGAAATctaaatagtaaaattaaattgaaatcaaaatagtaaaattaaagtatagtatttttaaaaatattaaaaataatattattatttgttaaTGGTCGATCCAACTCAACCAGAATCCATTAATTTCATGCATGTTCATGTTGGGTTTTTATGTCATGTCGAAATTGTCAATCCTAcctaaaatatcacaaactttacattaTGTGTTTTATTTCCCTACCGGGCCTAAATAGGATATTTTCAGCAAAAACTTACTCTACATGGCCAATCGTGAAAcgtttgtgatattttagacaACTTTTTAATATTCGTGATAAGTAGGATAAAAAGCTACGTAGAAAGTCATgttgatttaattgtgtcaggtatgataaaaaaaatcatgtacCCACTGTGAAAAATAAGACgcaaaatgtaaagtttgtgatattttcaatcacttttaaagttcatgggaaatacTAGAATTGGATcaaatttcttaattttagaGACTAATATCCCTTTTTATTACATTACTTTTGTATGGATGCCTGCATATAACAAATGTACAAATGTacaataatattttcaaattcaatgaaatacattttaatacataaaataacaattatatatgtTAACATAATATTCCGTTTATAGATATTCAAAACCCATGATAGGGAGATGATTTAAATAAGAATGCATCTAAATCTAGAAATACAGCTCAAATCTTGGCACTAAGATTAAGTGAtttaatggtcaataattaactaaaaacaCAGAGGGTCATTATTAAGcggttttaggtcatattataaaattcgtGTTtgatgtcatgttaagatcagtTTAGGTCATCATTTGTTAGAATGACCTAAATATAAATTAACAATAACCTAAAAATGTCCTACGTATAATttttgttctgcgtttctgtatttaaatctagctttgcatagatcaaaatcCTTGTTACTAAagttaaatatatatactatatgttCCCCATGGGTGTTGCGTTATATATAATGATCCATTTTGCACTTCATCATTTTTTGACGTTAAGCAATGAAATTCAGTTGAGTAGATACATAGTGGTGGCAGCCGCCGCCGTAGGGGCCGACTTAATGGTTGGGGTTGAAGTTTGTGAATTAATCAATCACGGATTCACGATCTATGTATCGCTAATCTCATTATTAATACAATTAGTTAAGATCAACTAACATTTATTTGTATAAGTTTTAAATGGCTGCTAGTATGGTTGCCTAATTTTCAGATGGTTggaaaattttgtttttaactACCAAAGTAAAACTAAATTTATTAAGTGCAATAATTGTTGTGGTTAGTTGATGTTGATCATAAGGGTTATTTTCTTATGCAGCACTTTAAAAAACTCGATTAATCAGGGACTTTGTCGAAAATCTCATCATTAATCTTGACTTTAATTAAGTCTTAGTTTGAAATAGTTTCACAAAGTAAAGCCTCCAATACTGTCATTGCGTCGATAATAACATTTAATTTGGTCGATGATAATCTCAATTAGACTTGTAATTGACCAATGATCGACCAAATTAAATGGAGAGATTTCGGAAAAATGGTCAAATGCAATTCGCAAGCCTTTCAGAATTGGGGATTTAATTCATTGATCTTTTGAAATATGAGATCGTGGTATGAGAGTTTTTCGAAATAAgggtttttcaaatttttatctaatttttctttctttttcttaatatttctttttcaaattaatttttgtaTCAAAAATTGGGTGAAAATAGGATTGGAGTAAACAAATCAAAATTGTTGTGAAAATATTAAGGGTAATTTGGTCAATTCATTAATATTAtgagataaataaaaataaagaagagaaaatagataaaaatttgaatatcccttattccaaattaaaaatTCACTGCCACAATCCCATATTCCGAAAGGTCAATGAATTTAATCAAAAGACTTGCAAAGTGAGACCTTCTTCTGAATCTCTCACAATCTCATATTCCGAAAGGTCAACGAATTTAATCCTAAATTTCAAAAGGCTTGCAAATTGAGACCCTTTTTCCGAAATCTCTCATCAGGGTGAACATGATATAGTACAAATTAAATTGTGATAATCAAATAGTACTCTTTAGACCCAAAAGATGACTTAAATATGATGTCTCtaattattgttcataattaatatataatgtCCCTGGTGCACTTCTTGTATTAATGACTTCAGCATGAACTAATTAATAGGActatgtataaaaaaaattgggaaaactAAAACCACTCGATTTTAAATTTTCACCTTAAAGAAAACCATGTAATTAAGCCTGTTATTAGCCATAtgttgtttttaaattttggcAAATATAATTTAGTAATGGAGGGAATATTGTTGTATACTTTATCAAAATTGCTCCCTCCTCCATCTCAGAAAGTTTgttacatttttccatttccgtccatctcacaaaaattttcatatttcactttttactacgtggaattcatattttattatattcattgacactcacattttattataaaattaatatataaaaatacgGTCATCATTtcactaaccttttcaactcattttccattatattttttaaaatttgtgcctgATCAAAACGTGACAACATTTATGGGACGTGGGAATATATCGTAGTTGTAAACGAGTCAAGCTACCCAAGTTTCTAGTTTTATCTCAACTCGATAAGAATATCATTCAATTCCATTTGTAAATCTTGTTAACTAAATAAGCTCATGAAAAAATTATGCTTATATAGTTTCCCTTAGtaagaatttaaattttaagtaaAATCTTACTCttctgtctcattaaaaatgaaatattttttttatttggattgttcaattaaaaataaaacattcctaaaatggaaataacatCATCTAtacttttttcatctctcttactttattctctcctattaacttacaaaacaacactacattaaATTATATGacgaaaagcaaatgtttcatttctaataggacggagggaatatattttaaagaTTATATTTAactacaaatttaaaatgctcGCCTAGGCTTGATTAGATCGAATAAGCTCTTCAAcctttgaaaaataaatattgaatagTTAAATAAAAGTCGACTCGGTTTTGATAAACGAATAAAATTTGAGCTTAATCAACACTATTCATCATGGCTCGACTAAGTTGCAAATATCAAAATCAATGGACCGCTACCAATGGCTTATCCTGTAATCGTGGATGCTAATTCGAAGTTATACTTTTCTTATCCTTGATCATCTTTTCTTGAATCTGATTCCCAAATTTGTAGTAACACATCTGATCGAtagaaatatattttaatttattatttcttaatattaaaattaaaatccatttgATTAGAGTGTACACAAATATATGTACCAATCTGTGACTGTGTCGTCAGATGTCTCGTGGTATAATTGGTTACGATCGGTCAGAATTCGATCGATATGCTTGTACTTCAAATTTTGCTCGAGTGATTAATTTGCTTATTTGAATTcctttgtttttaattttaccTATTATTTTCACAAGCattaatacaattaattttctattttttatagaattaatccattttttttaaaaatagactGTATTTTGGAACATCTCAATAGTAAATAGATGATCTACCAATTTAAATGGATATGAGTACATGTTCAAAAgttcatttaaaaaatatgGTACCAATTTACTTTTACATGCAGGTTGACCTGTTTTTAGTACTCATTTTAATTAGGTGTTCTTAGTTGTAAAAATATGGTACCAATTTACTTTTACATGCATGTTGACCTGTTTTTAGTACTCATTTTAATTAGGTGTTCTTAGTTGTTTCAATTTAGATTTAAGAGTGAACTGCATCAAATGGCCCTAACTTTTCGCTGTGTAACAACAGAGATCCTTAACTTTTAAAAATCCCATCAGagggatctaacaaaatatgtaatcacAAATCGTGTATTTTCGACCATAATACCCTCAGGGCTTGGAAGGGCAAAAAACCGGCCTTTTGTATGGCCGCCACTGCTGCATGCAATGTTGATGGGACCTGCGAAAAGTAATTGATGTGACTGCAAAGCATGGTTCTTGTCCCCTATTATTTTCAAACCCTCGGACCTACATTGTAATTTCCAATTTTTAGCCATTTTGCCAAAACAATTAGGCGGtagtttctctttcatttttccTTCCAATCCACTTTAACTGCATCATTTTCGTCTGCATAACCGTATCTCATCACAATTTTCTACTAATTCTCGGAAAACGCCGCTGCCTTTCACGCCATTTTCATCAATGCCTCCAAAACGGAGACGAAGTTCCGGTGGAGCGTCCTCCACCCGTAGTTCTTCAAGGCGCAAAAAGAAGTCGCCAACGCCAACGCCATCGTCTTCGTCACCATCACCTCCGGCATCACCTAGATACGGTAGAAGGGCTCGAGGCCCGGAGCTAATCGACGTAGACCCAGAAACGTGGAGCATTCGCGATCCTCTGCTGGATTTCTTTGTTCCGGAAGAAGAATATAgtaagttcaaatttaaaattccaaGCAAGCGATTTTGACTGTGATTTAGGGCTCCGAAAATTGGTTGTTTTGTGAAATTGTTTTGAGGTCGTCACGTTTGGGAAATTAGGACTTTATATGTGATGTTTTCTAATTAGGATTttgttggtttaaatttggaaGTTTTCTAATtctatacaaaccctaacagggGACCATGTCGGGATGTTTTCCATCGCTTTTCATCACGGAGGGTCCATCTTCGAAATCAAtggacagaagaagtatgttgggGGGCAATTGACATTCTTCGACTATTGCTGGATTCGCCAATTCGAGCTCCTAGATCTTTCCGCAATGGTGTTGCGGTTGGGGTACAATAGGAAAACCATCTGTGAGTTCTATTACGTTCATCCAATGTACAGTATTGGCTGTATGGGCGTGGAAATAGGAGGTCCTTTGCTGCCCATTACGGACGATCCACATCTGGCCCATTTTCTCGAAGTCGCGGCTACTAGCACAAAGCTTGTTCACATTTATCTCGTGGAGCTGACAGAGGCGGCCGCCTTGCTCAAGAAGCGAAAGGAAGAAGTGGAGGAGCTTCTAAAATTTGTGAACGCTTGTAAAAAAACCACTGTGGTCATTGAAGAGCTTGACGAACCAGAACCAATTGTGCCGAAGAGTAAAccgaaaaggaagaaacatcaGCACGAGGAGCAGAGGAAACCATCGGCACCATTATTGATGCTTGAGTGGTACCCCAGGGATGTCGAGTTTGAAGAGTATTTGACGAAAAGTTTAGAAGACAAACGTCGCGAATGGAAGAGGGAAGAGAAGGCAGCAAATAAGAATTTGATGGATGCATTTGCATCATGTAGTGCAGACCAAGCAGAAGCTGTTGTGGTGGAGGTTGAAGAGAATGATGCAGTCGATGGAGTTATTGGACAAGGAGATGTCCATGAATGCGAAGATGGAGATGAGATTGAGGTAGAAGATGGAGATGAAGGTAGCAATGGTGAACACGTTAAACAACCGGAGGTTGAGGTTGAAGCAGTTATAGACCATGCAGAGGTTAGTACACCACTGTGGAATATGTTTGTGATTTATTGTTTATGTTTGGTATTCATATGTGATTCATCTTTTGGTCAGATTCTCCTGCatgaagatgaagcaattgt
It contains:
- the LOC121775431 gene encoding transcription factor IBH1-like; protein product: MNIQPPNSSSIKSRFAVKFVQAMKRLSKRRGMGDRYKRYRATRAAARVSLAAAVGPERAWSRAVLRRIKKRRGLIGRTTTNPRRNLRGLVPGGKGMDYCSLLSETAHYITCLQAQVQVMQDMLHLSSP